The following proteins are encoded in a genomic region of Gossypium hirsutum isolate 1008001.06 chromosome D05, Gossypium_hirsutum_v2.1, whole genome shotgun sequence:
- the LOC107941981 gene encoding early nodulin-like protein 3, producing MANSILRTLDYESKGFVAVGLLCLMMMMIQKGYAREFQVNWGLHSGSNAQTYNQWAEHNRFQIGDSLVFNYAPKEDSVLYVSEDAYKNCNVESPWSKYTDGHAVFLLDHSGPYHFISGTKGNCQKNEKLVVVVLADRTNRSSTANVTNAPSPAPSGSVDVMVPSPAPVNETNAPSPPPTGSTNVMPPSPAPSAESPPTGTVEVNPTPAPSEESHPPNVATSLRWMSTTMGTVLVASTLVLGF from the exons ATGGCAAACTCCATTTTGAGAACATTAGATTATGAAAGCAAAGGATTTGTAGCAGTGGGGCTGCTTtgtttgatgatgatgatgattcaaAAGGGTTATGCAAGAGAATTCCAAGTGAATTGGGGTCTTCATAGTGGCTCCAATGCTCAAACTTACAATCAATGGGCTGAACACAACAGATTTCAGATTGGTGACTCACTTG TGTTTAACTACGCACCAAAAGAAGATTCAGTGCTATATGTGAGTGAGGATGCCTACAAGAACTGCAATGTAGAGTCACCCTGGTCCAAATACACCGATGGCCACGCTGTTTTCTTATTGGATCATTCAGGGCCATACCATTTCATCAGTGGTACCAAAGGCAATTGCCAAAAGAACGAGAAGTTAGTGGTCGTCGTCTTAGCTGATCGGACCAACCGTTCTTCCACCGCAAACGTAACCAACGCTCCTTCTCCCGCGCCATCTGGTTCGGTCGATGTAATGGTGCCGTCTCCAGCACCCGTAAACGAAACCAATGCTCCTTCTCCTCCACCAACCGGTTCGACCAACGTAATGCCGCCGTCTCCGGCACCTTCTGCTGAGTCTCCACCGACGGGGACAGTGGAGGTTAACCCGACACCGGCACCGAGTGAAGAGTCACATCCACCAAATGTTGCAACTTCTTTGAGGTGGATGAGTACTACAATGGGAACAGTGTTGGTGGCTTCAACTCTTGTTTTAGGGTTCTAA
- the LOC107941987 gene encoding protein disulfide-isomerase 5-3 yields the protein MISSSKIKSVDFYRKIPRDLTEASLSGAGLSIIAALAMMFLFGMELSNYFTVSTSTSVIVDNSSDGDFLRIDFNMSFPALSCEFASVDVSDVLGTNRLNITKTIRKFSIDQHLRPTGAEFHSGPVPHSVKHGDEVDEETVEGAVPLNGVSFDKLSHVYPILVVNFFAPWCYWSIRLKPSWEKTANIIRQRYDPEADGRILLAKVDCTEEVDLCRRHHIQGYPSIRIFRKGSDLREDHGHHEHESYYGDRDTETLVKAMEDLVASIPRENRRLALEDKSNITKRPAPLTGGCRIEGYVRVKKVPGNLIISARSGAHSFDTSKMNMSHVINHLSFGKTISPRLLSDAKRLIPYLGRSHDRLNGRLFINHRDLGANVTIEHYLQIVKTEVATRKSSREHTLIEEYEYTAHSSLAQSIYIPVVKFHFELSPMQVLITENPKSFSHFLTNVCAIIGGVFTVAGILDSILHNTIRLMKKVELGKNF from the exons ATGATTTCTTCAAGCAAGATCAAATCCGTCGATTTCTACAG GAAAATCCCTAGAGATTTAACAGAGGCATCTTTATCCGGTGCAGGGTTATCCATCATAGCTGCATTGGCTATGATGTTTTTATTTGGAATG GAATTGAGTAATTATTTTACAGTCAGCACCTCTACATCTGTTATTGTTGACAACAGTTCTGATGGAGACTTTCTACGCATTGATTTTAACATGAG TTTTCCAGCGCTCTCATGTGAATTTGCATCTGTTGACGTGAGTGATGTCTTGGGAACT AACAGGTTGAATATAACAAAAACAATCCGAAAGTTTTCAATAGATCAACATTTAAGACCTACTGGTGCTGAGTTTCATTCTGGACCTGTTCCACATTCTGTTAAGCATGGAGATGAAGTTGATGAAGAAACTGTTGAGGGTGCTGTACCATTAAATGGTGTTAGCTTTGACAAACTTTCACATGT GTATCCAATTTTAGTTGTCAATTTTTTTGCTCCTTGGTGCTACTGGAGTATTCGCCTG AAACCATCATGGGAGAAAACTGCTAACATAATAAGGCAGAG ATATGATCCAGAAGCGGATGGGCGCATTCTTCTGGCCAAGGTTGATTGCACTGAAGAAGTTGACTTGTGTAGGAG GCATCACATCCAAGGGTATCCATCCATTCGCATTTTCCGTAAAGGCAGTGATCTGAG GGAGGACCACGGACACCATGAACATGAATCTTATTATGGAGATCGTGATACAGAAACCCTGGTTAAG GCGATGGAAGATTTGGTTGCTTCTATTCCACGAGAGAACCGAAGGCTGGCTTTAGAGGATAAATCCAATATAACAAAACGACCAGCACCATTGACCGGAGGATGCAGAATTGAAGGATATGTCCGTGTAAAGAAG GTTCCCGGCAATCTTATCATCTCTGCTCGTTCAGGAGCCCATTCTTTTGATACTTCTAAAATGAACATGTCTCATGTCATTAACCATCTTTCGTTTGGTAAAACGATTTCACCTCGGTTACTGAGTGATGCAAAGAGATTAATACCTTATCTTGGGAGAAGCCATGACAGGTTGAATGGTCGGTTGTTCATTAATCACCGGGATTTAGGTGCAAATGTTACT ATAGAGCATTACCTTCAAATAGTCAAAACAGAGGTAGCTACAAGAAAATCTTCTCGGGAACATACGTTAATTGAGGAATATGAGTACACCGCACACAGCAGTCTGGCACAGAGCATATACATACCTGTTGTGAAATTTCATTTCGAGTTATCTCCAATGCAG GTTTTGATAACAGAAAACCCAAAATCGTTCTCACACTTCCTCACCAATGTCTGTGCTATAATAGGAGGCGTTTTCACG GTAGCTGGGATATTGGATTCAATATTACACAATACAATTAGGTTGATGAAGAAAGTAGAATTAGGGAAAAACTTTTGA
- the LOC121216929 gene encoding uncharacterized protein isoform X3: MSNEHVEDVDQEMYIRDRELDETESATPSVNPLGNQPNIEREFSRLSRYAFEFIPTEADSCKRFLRGLRDEIRVQLVSHRITEFVDLVERAKMVEQVLGLDKKPEIARSTGKRAGITISSPLPKRSREFRDSWKSSFRSDRGDKNRGKQTAVSTGSVKGPSRNIDIPDCEHCGKKHLGECWRKTRRCFRCGSTDHFIRDCQKNEGALPAASQRSVSTARGRGSGRGSSLLRGGNIRRSSDIAIQQSEVKVPARAYVVRTREEGDAHDVVTGIFLLYSEPVYALIDPGSSHSYINSKLVELRKLKSEMSRILIEVSSPLGQTVSVDRVCRRCPLMIHDKMFSVDLLIMPFGDFDIILGMDWLSEYGVILDCYKKRFGIQTEDGDRIEVNGIRTSRSTRIISAIKASKLLRQGCTTYLAYVINSDLVGSQCSQIRTVCEFLDVFPEELPGLPPDREVEFAIEVYPSTAPISIPPYRMSPTELKELKVQLQDLLDRGFIRPSISPWGAPVLFVKKKDGSMRLCIDYR; the protein is encoded by the exons atGTCGAATGAACACGTGGAAGATGTAGATCAAGAAATGTATATCAGAGATAGAGAATTGGATGAAACAGAATCAGCTACACCGAGTGTAAATCCATTAGGTAACCAACCTAATATA GAACGTGAATTTTCCAGACTCAGCCGATATGCTTTTGAGTTTATACCGACAGAGGCTGATAGTTGTAAAAGGTTTCTTCGGGGTTTGAGAGATGAGATCAGGGTACAGCTGGTGTCACATCGAATTACAGAATTTGTAGATTTAGTAGAGAGAGCGAAGATGGTTGAGCAGGTGTTGGGTTTGGATAAAAAGCCTGAGATAGCTAGATCGACTGGGAAACGAGCTGGCATTACTATTTCAAGTCCTCTACCGAAAAGATCCCGAGAATTCAGAGACAGTTGGAAGTCAAGTTTCAGATCAGATCGAGGAGATAAAAATCGAGGCAAACAGACTGCTGTTTCTACCGGTAGTGTAAAAGGACCTTCACGAAATATTGATATCCCCGACTGTGAACACTGTGGAAAGAAGCATTTGGGCGAATGTTGGAGGAAAACCCGACGATGCTTTCGATGCGGGTCTACAGATCATTTCATCCGGGATTGTCAAAAAAATGAAGGTGCTTTACCTGCAGCATCTCAGAGATCAGTATCTACTGCTAGAGGCAGAGGGTCAGGTAGAGGTAGTTCACTCTTAAGGGGAGGAAATATTAGGAGGAGCAGTGATATAGCTATTCAACAGTCTGAAGTGAAAGTACCCGCCAGAGCTTATGTTGTCAGAACACGGGAAGAAGGCGACGCCCATGATGTAGTAACAGGTATATTCTTACTATATTCTGAAcctgtttatgctttaattgatcccggATCTTCACActcttatataaattcaaaactgGTTGAACTGAGAAAGTTAAAATCTGAAATGTCTAGAATTTTAATAGAAGTGTCTAGCCCTTTGGGACAAACTGTGTCTGTAGATAGAGTATGTCGGAGATGCCCGTTGATGATACATGATAAAATGTTTTCCGTTGATttgttgattatgccatttggggattttgatataatactggggatggattggttatcTGAATACGGGGTGATTTtagattgttacaaaaagaggTTCGGTATTCAGACAGAGGATGGAGACAGAATTGAGGTGAATGGTATTCGTACTAGTCGATCGACACGTATTATTTCAGCAATCAAGGCTAGTAAATTGCTTCGACAAGGTTGTACAACATATCTAGCttatgttattaattctgatttGGTGGGTAGTCAGTGTAGTCAGATCAGAACTGTATGTGAGTTTctagatgtatttcctgaagaactaccgggcttaccacctgacagagaggttgaatttgctatagaaGTGTACCCGAGTACAGCACCAATCTCTATACCTCCGTACCGAATGTCGCccactgaattaaaagagttgaaggtgcaGTTGCAGGACTTGCTAGATCGTGGATTTATTAGACCGAGTATTTCACCTTGGGGAGCTCCggtattgtttgttaaaaagaaagatggatcaatgcggctttgtattgattatcggtaG
- the LOC121216929 gene encoding uncharacterized protein isoform X2: MSNEHVEDVDQEMYIRDRELDETESATPSVNPLGNQPNIERENVRDRDDSHLLRIIADALQRVAGTVPATISTPTTRRAPIKELRKYGATEFLGLKGIDPSTAENWMESTKRVLQQLECTPRESLICAVSLLQGEAYLWWESVIRHLPTEYVTWDLFQKEFQKKYVGELYIEDKRQEFLMLKQGNLSVVDYEREFSRLSRYAFEFIPTEADSCKRFLRGLRDEIRVQLVSHRITEFVDLVERAKMVEQVLGLDKKPEIARSTGKRAGITISSPLPKRSREFRDSWKSSFRSDRGDKNRGKQTAVSTGSVKGPSRNIDIPDCEHCGKKHLGECWRKTRRCFRCGSTDHFIRDCQKNEGALPAASQRSVSTARGRGSGRGSSLLRGGNIRRSSDIAIQQSEVKVPARAYVVRTREEGDAHDVVTDCYKKRFGIQTEDGDRIEVNGIRTSRSTRIISAIKASKLLRQGCTTYLAYVINSDLVGSQCSQIRTVCEFLDVFPEELPGLPPDREVEFAIEVYPSTAPISIPPYRMSPTELKELKVQLQDLLDRGFIRPSISPWGAPVLFVKKKDGSMRLCIDYR, encoded by the exons atGTCGAATGAACACGTGGAAGATGTAGATCAAGAAATGTATATCAGAGATAGAGAATTGGATGAAACAGAATCAGCTACACCGAGTGTAAATCCATTAGGTAACCAACCTAATATAGAACGGGAAAATGTTAGAGACAGAGATGACTCCCATTTACTGAGAATTATAGCTGATGCTTTGCAACGAGTAGCGGGAACTGTACCTGCTACGATATCTACTCCTACTACTAGACGGGCCCCAATCAAAGAATTACGAAAATACGGTGCTACTGAATTTTTGGGTTTGAAGGGAATTGATCCATCCACTGCAGAGAATTGGATGGAATCAACTAAACGAGTTCTACAGCAATTAGAATGTACCCCCCGAGAGAGCTTGATTTGTGCTGTTTCTCTACTGCAAGGAGAAGCCTATTTGTGGTGGGAATCTGTAATACGACATCTGCCTACAGAATATGTGACATGGGAtttatttcaaaaagaatttcagaagaaatatgtTGGGGAGCTGTATATTGAAGATAAGAGGCAGGAGTTTTtgatgttgaaacaaggtaaCCTGTCTGTTGTAGATTATGAACGTGAATTTTCCAGACTCAGCCGATATGCTTTTGAGTTTATACCGACAGAGGCTGATAGTTGTAAAAGGTTTCTTCGGGGTTTGAGAGATGAGATCAGGGTACAGCTGGTGTCACATCGAATTACAGAATTTGTAGATTTAGTAGAGAGAGCGAAGATGGTTGAGCAGGTGTTGGGTTTGGATAAAAAGCCTGAGATAGCTAGATCGACTGGGAAACGAGCTGGCATTACTATTTCAAGTCCTCTACCGAAAAGATCCCGAGAATTCAGAGACAGTTGGAAGTCAAGTTTCAGATCAGATCGAGGAGATAAAAATCGAGGCAAACAGACTGCTGTTTCTACCGGTAGTGTAAAAGGACCTTCACGAAATATTGATATCCCCGACTGTGAACACTGTGGAAAGAAGCATTTGGGCGAATGTTGGAGGAAAACCCGACGATGCTTTCGATGCGGGTCTACAGATCATTTCATCCGGGATTGTCAAAAAAATGAAGGTGCTTTACCTGCAGCATCTCAGAGATCAGTATCTACTGCTAGAGGCAGAGGGTCAGGTAGAGGTAGTTCACTCTTAAGGGGAGGAAATATTAGGAGGAGCAGTGATATAGCTATTCAACAGTCTGAAGTGAAAGTACCCGCCAGAGCTTATGTTGTCAGAACACGGGAAGAAGGCGACGCCCATGATGTAGTAACAG attgttacaaaaagaggTTCGGTATTCAGACAGAGGATGGAGACAGAATTGAGGTGAATGGTATTCGTACTAGTCGATCGACACGTATTATTTCAGCAATCAAGGCTAGTAAATTGCTTCGACAAGGTTGTACAACATATCTAGCttatgttattaattctgatttGGTGGGTAGTCAGTGTAGTCAGATCAGAACTGTATGTGAGTTTctagatgtatttcctgaagaactaccgggcttaccacctgacagagaggttgaatttgctatagaaGTGTACCCGAGTACAGCACCAATCTCTATACCTCCGTACCGAATGTCGCccactgaattaaaagagttgaaggtgcaGTTGCAGGACTTGCTAGATCGTGGATTTATTAGACCGAGTATTTCACCTTGGGGAGCTCCggtattgtttgttaaaaagaaagatggatcaatgcggctttgtattgattatcggtaG
- the LOC121216929 gene encoding uncharacterized protein isoform X1 — protein sequence MSNEHVEDVDQEMYIRDRELDETESATPSVNPLGNQPNIERENVRDRDDSHLLRIIADALQRVAGTVPATISTPTTRRAPIKELRKYGATEFLGLKGIDPSTAENWMESTKRVLQQLECTPRESLICAVSLLQGEAYLWWESVIRHLPTEYVTWDLFQKEFQKKYVGELYIEDKRQEFLMLKQGNLSVVDYEREFSRLSRYAFEFIPTEADSCKRFLRGLRDEIRVQLVSHRITEFVDLVERAKMVEQVLGLDKKPEIARSTGKRAGITISSPLPKRSREFRDSWKSSFRSDRGDKNRGKQTAVSTGSVKGPSRNIDIPDCEHCGKKHLGECWRKTRRCFRCGSTDHFIRDCQKNEGALPAASQRSVSTARGRGSGRGSSLLRGGNIRRSSDIAIQQSEVKVPARAYVVRTREEGDAHDVVTGIFLLYSEPVYALIDPGSSHSYINSKLVELRKLKSEMSRILIEVSSPLGQTVSVDRVCRRCPLMIHDKMFSVDLLIMPFGDFDIILGMDWLSEYGVILDCYKKRFGIQTEDGDRIEVNGIRTSRSTRIISAIKASKLLRQGCTTYLAYVINSDLVGSQCSQIRTVCEFLDVFPEELPGLPPDREVEFAIEVYPSTAPISIPPYRMSPTELKELKVQLQDLLDRGFIRPSISPWGAPVLFVKKKDGSMRLCIDYR from the coding sequence atGTCGAATGAACACGTGGAAGATGTAGATCAAGAAATGTATATCAGAGATAGAGAATTGGATGAAACAGAATCAGCTACACCGAGTGTAAATCCATTAGGTAACCAACCTAATATAGAACGGGAAAATGTTAGAGACAGAGATGACTCCCATTTACTGAGAATTATAGCTGATGCTTTGCAACGAGTAGCGGGAACTGTACCTGCTACGATATCTACTCCTACTACTAGACGGGCCCCAATCAAAGAATTACGAAAATACGGTGCTACTGAATTTTTGGGTTTGAAGGGAATTGATCCATCCACTGCAGAGAATTGGATGGAATCAACTAAACGAGTTCTACAGCAATTAGAATGTACCCCCCGAGAGAGCTTGATTTGTGCTGTTTCTCTACTGCAAGGAGAAGCCTATTTGTGGTGGGAATCTGTAATACGACATCTGCCTACAGAATATGTGACATGGGAtttatttcaaaaagaatttcagaagaaatatgtTGGGGAGCTGTATATTGAAGATAAGAGGCAGGAGTTTTtgatgttgaaacaaggtaaCCTGTCTGTTGTAGATTATGAACGTGAATTTTCCAGACTCAGCCGATATGCTTTTGAGTTTATACCGACAGAGGCTGATAGTTGTAAAAGGTTTCTTCGGGGTTTGAGAGATGAGATCAGGGTACAGCTGGTGTCACATCGAATTACAGAATTTGTAGATTTAGTAGAGAGAGCGAAGATGGTTGAGCAGGTGTTGGGTTTGGATAAAAAGCCTGAGATAGCTAGATCGACTGGGAAACGAGCTGGCATTACTATTTCAAGTCCTCTACCGAAAAGATCCCGAGAATTCAGAGACAGTTGGAAGTCAAGTTTCAGATCAGATCGAGGAGATAAAAATCGAGGCAAACAGACTGCTGTTTCTACCGGTAGTGTAAAAGGACCTTCACGAAATATTGATATCCCCGACTGTGAACACTGTGGAAAGAAGCATTTGGGCGAATGTTGGAGGAAAACCCGACGATGCTTTCGATGCGGGTCTACAGATCATTTCATCCGGGATTGTCAAAAAAATGAAGGTGCTTTACCTGCAGCATCTCAGAGATCAGTATCTACTGCTAGAGGCAGAGGGTCAGGTAGAGGTAGTTCACTCTTAAGGGGAGGAAATATTAGGAGGAGCAGTGATATAGCTATTCAACAGTCTGAAGTGAAAGTACCCGCCAGAGCTTATGTTGTCAGAACACGGGAAGAAGGCGACGCCCATGATGTAGTAACAGGTATATTCTTACTATATTCTGAAcctgtttatgctttaattgatcccggATCTTCACActcttatataaattcaaaactgGTTGAACTGAGAAAGTTAAAATCTGAAATGTCTAGAATTTTAATAGAAGTGTCTAGCCCTTTGGGACAAACTGTGTCTGTAGATAGAGTATGTCGGAGATGCCCGTTGATGATACATGATAAAATGTTTTCCGTTGATttgttgattatgccatttggggattttgatataatactggggatggattggttatcTGAATACGGGGTGATTTtagattgttacaaaaagaggTTCGGTATTCAGACAGAGGATGGAGACAGAATTGAGGTGAATGGTATTCGTACTAGTCGATCGACACGTATTATTTCAGCAATCAAGGCTAGTAAATTGCTTCGACAAGGTTGTACAACATATCTAGCttatgttattaattctgatttGGTGGGTAGTCAGTGTAGTCAGATCAGAACTGTATGTGAGTTTctagatgtatttcctgaagaactaccgggcttaccacctgacagagaggttgaatttgctatagaaGTGTACCCGAGTACAGCACCAATCTCTATACCTCCGTACCGAATGTCGCccactgaattaaaagagttgaaggtgcaGTTGCAGGACTTGCTAGATCGTGGATTTATTAGACCGAGTATTTCACCTTGGGGAGCTCCggtattgtttgttaaaaagaaagatggatcaatgcggctttgtattgattatcggtaG